From a single Pseudorasbora parva isolate DD20220531a chromosome 17, ASM2467924v1, whole genome shotgun sequence genomic region:
- the osr1 gene encoding protein odd-skipped-related 1 — protein MGSKTLPAPVPLHPSLQLANYSFLQTSNGLHLPADHMPSIYSFSALHAVHLHQWTLGYPPFTLPRCTFSKLPGLVDARFPLPSIPLFPHLVQPAKQESPGPGSGASSKSKPRFDFANLAAAATQDDALKAEDLSTNNGHVRSPSLGCLLDVAKLSSPERKPSRGRLPSKTKKEFVCKFCGRHFTKSYNLLIHERTHTDERPYTCDICHKAFRRQDHLRDHRYIHSKEKPFKCQECGKGFCQSRTLAVHKTLHMQVKELKPAKIK, from the exons ATGGGCAGTAAGACGCTCCCAGCACCCGTGCCTCTTCATCCCTCTCTGCAGCTGGCGAACTATTCCTTCCTTCAGACCTCCAACGGGCTGCATCTGCCCGCTGACCACATGCCCAGCATCTACAGTTTCAGCGCCCTGCATGCCGTCCACCTGCACCAGTGGACTCTGGGCTACCCGCCGTTCACTTTGCCACGCTGCACCTTCTCCAAGCTGCCTGGCCTGGTGGACGCCCGCTTCCCTCTACCCTCGATCCCTCTGTTCCCCCATCTCGTCCAGCCGGCCAAGCAGGAATCCCCCGGGCCCGGTTCCGGAGCGTCCAGCAAAAGCAAACCTCGTTTTGACTTTGCCAACCTGGCAGCGGCCGCGACGCAGGACGACGCCCTGAAGGCGGAAGACCTGAGCACTAACAACGGGCACGTGCGCTCGCCCTCGTTAGGCTGCCTGCTGGACGTGGCCAAGCTCTCCTCGCCGGAAAGAAAACCCAGCCGGGGACGACTCCCATCCAAGACGAAAAAGGAGTTTGTGTGCAAGTTCTGTGGCCGCCACTTCACTAAGTCCTACAACCTGTTGATCCACGAGCGCACGCACACAGACGAACGGCCGTACACTTGTGACATCTGTCACAAGGCCTTCAGGAGGCAGGACCACTTGAGAGACCACAG GTACATCCATTCCAAAGAGAAGCCATTTAAATGCCAGGAGTGTGGAAAGGGTTTCTGTCAGTCCAGAACTCTTGCTGTCCACAAAACATTACACATGCAGGTCAAGGAGCTCAAACCAGCCAAGATAAAGTGA